In Perca fluviatilis chromosome 18, GENO_Pfluv_1.0, whole genome shotgun sequence, one genomic interval encodes:
- the grcc10 gene encoding protein C10, with protein sequence MASAPAQQPTLTVEQTRVVLSEVIQAFSVPENAARMEEARESSCNDMGKMLQLVLPVATQIQQEVIKAYGFNNEGEGVLKFARLVKMYETQDPEIAAMSVKLKSLLLPPLSTPPIGGAIPAS encoded by the exons ATGGCGTCAGCTCCAGCACAGCAGCCCACCCTCACTGTTGAGCAGACCAGAG TGGTACTGAGTGAGGTGATCCAGGCCTTCTCAGTACCAGAAAACGCTGCAAGGATGGAGGAGGCTCGAGAAAGTTCCTGCAATGACATGGGCAAAATGCTGCAGCTTGTGCTGCCTGTTGCCACCCAGATTCAACAAGAGGTTATCAAAGCTTACGGCTTCAACAATGAAGGAGAAG GTGTCCTAAAATTTGCCAGATTGGTGAAGATGTATGAAACTCAGGACCCTGAAATCGCAGCCATGTCAGTTAAACTGAAGTCTCTCCTCCTGCCACCACTGTCAACACCACCTATAGGAGGCGCCATTCCAGCTTCATAG
- the LOC120546832 gene encoding serine/threonine-protein phosphatase PP1-beta catalytic subunit-like: MAESELNVDSLISRLLEVRGCRPGKVVQMTEAEVRGLCIKSREIFLSQPILLELEAPLKICGDIHGQYTDLLRLFEYGGFPPEANYLFLGDYVDRGKQSLETICLLLAYKIKYPENFFLLRGNHECASINRIYGFYDECKRRFNIKLWKTFTDCFNCLPIAAIIDEKIFCCHGGLSPDLQSMEQIRRIMRPTDVPDTGLLCDLLWSDPDKDVQGWGENDRGVSFTFGADVVSKFLNRHDLDLICRAHQVVEDGYEFFAKRQLVTLFSAPNYCGEFDNAGGMMSVDESLMCSFQILKPSEKKAKYQYGGVTSGRPVTPPRTTQAPKKR; the protein is encoded by the exons ATGGCGGAAAGCGAGTTGAACGTTGACAGCCTCATCTCTCGACTACTGGAAG TGCGAGGATGTCGTCCAGGGAAGGTCGTACAGATGACAGAGGCTGAGGTGCGGGGGCTCTGCATCAAGTCCAGAGAGATTTTCCTCAGTCAGCCGATCCTGCTAGAACTGGAGGCTCCACTCAAAATCTGTG GTGATATCCATGGACAGTACACAGATTTGCTGAGGCTATTTGAGTATGGCGGCTTCCCTCCAGAGGCCAACTATCTGTTCTTGGGGGATTACGTGGACAGAGGGAAGCAGTCGCTCGAGACCATCTGCCTACTGCTCGCCTACAAGATCAAATACCCAGAAAACTTCTTCTTGCTCAGGGGGAACCACGAGTGTGCATCCATCAATCGCATCTACGGCTTCTATGATGAGT GCAAGCGTAGGTTCAACATAAAGCTCTGGAAGACCTTTACAGACTGTTTTAATTGTCTGCCCATCGCTGCGATTATTGAtgaaaagattttctgctgcCATGGAG GGCTCTCACCTGATCTACAGTCCATGGAACAGATTCGACGCATTATGAGGCCCACTGATGTCCCAGATACAG GCCTGCTGTGTGACCTGCTGTGGTCAGACCCAGACAAAGACGTCCAGGGATGGGGGGAGAACGATCGGGGAGTTTCCTTCACCTTTGGGGCCGATGTGGTCAGCAAGTTTCTCAACCGACATGACCTGGACCTCATCTGCAGGGCACATCAG GTTGTTGAAGACGGCTATGAGTTCTTTGCCAAGCGACAGCTGGTGACGCTGTTCTCTGCCCCCAACTACTGCGGGGAGTTTGACAACGCAGGCGGCATGATGAGTGTGGACGAGTCCCTTATGTGCTCCTTTCAG ATCCTGAAGCcgtcagaaaaaaaagcaaaatacCAGTACGGAGGGGTGACTTCAGGGCGCCCTGTCACCCCGCCTCGCACCACTCAGGCACCGAAAAAGAGGTGA
- the saysd1 gene encoding SAYSvFN domain-containing protein 1 yields the protein MEQKLAQFRARRQAENTLKKDKGAGLQCSAQTMADTAAQTETTPTTDSQQTEDIRALNQSSPRKDSSDWLLDNALGRWLASRQLVFSNLTLLKVLLWLVLLGLFAELEFGLPFFVLSLFYWLYEGLRSPADREPGELSAYSVFNPDCQPLLGSLTAEQLEGEMGYRHLANI from the exons ATGGAGCAGAAGCTGGCACAGTTCAGAGCCAGACGACAGGCGGAAAATACTCTGAAAAAGGATAAAGGTGCTGGTCTACAGTGTAGTGCACAAACAATGGCGGACACAGCAGCCCAGACAGAAACCACACCAACAACTGACAGTCAACAGACAGAAGACATCAGAGCTTTAAATCAGAGCTCTCCAAGGAAG GACAGTAGTGATTGGCTGCTGGACAACGCTCTGGGAAGATGGCTGGCTTCGAGACAACTTGTCTTCTCAAACCTTACTTTGCTTAAAGTGCTGCTGTGGCTGGTGCTGCTCGGTCTGTTTGCTGAACTGGAGTTTGGCCTGCCTTTCTTCGTCCTCTCCCTCTTCTACTGGCTCTATGAGGGACTCCGTAGCCCAGCTGACCGCGAGCCCGGAGAGCTGAGCGCTTATTCTGTCTTTAATCCAGACTGTCAGCCTCTGCTGGGCTCTCTCACTGCAGAGCAGCTGGAGGGAGAGATGGGTTACAGACATCTGGCCAACATATGA
- the bpnt1 gene encoding 3'(2'),5'-bisphosphate nucleotidase 1 isoform X1 translates to MSGSPAVVMRLVASAHTVAEKAGAIVRKVLHSGELGIVEKTGANDLQTLADRLAQQSICASLSRIFPKITIIGEEELPAEEIKEDLIEGGHSEEILQKTCPAEYSGLKEEELVVWVDPLDGTKEYTEASRCHHHQTEAQIPNKGSDTSRPHSTALWLLDNVTVLIGIAYEGRAIAGVINQPFYNYQLGAGASLGRTMWGMLGLGAFGFQLQEVPGDRRIVTTTRSHSNKLVTDCVNAMEPHEVIKVGGAGNKIIQLVEGKASAYVFASPGCKKWDTCAPEAILHAVGGKLTDMHGNAYCYNANVKHMNSAGVLATLRNHEYYVSRVPQSVLQALKSD, encoded by the exons ATGTCTGGAAGTCCTGCTGTGGTAATGCGGCTAGTGGCCTCTGCCCACACTGTGGCTGAAAAGGCTGGGGCCATTGTGAGGAAGGTCCTTCACAGTGGAGAACTTGGCATTGTGGAAAAG ACTGGAGCTAATGATCTGCAGACTCTGGCAGACAGACTGGCACAACAGAGCATTTGTGCGTCACTGTCCAGGATTTTCCCCAAAATCACCATTATTGGAGAAGAG GAGCTTCCAGCTGAGGAGATAAAAGAAGATCTCATTGAGGGCGGCCACTCAGAGGAAATCCTCCAGAAGACATGTCCAGCAGAATATAGCGGGCTGAAAGAGGAGGAG CTAGTTGTGTGGGTTGATCCCCTCGATGGCACAAAGGAATATACTGAAG CGTCGAGgtgtcaccatcaccaaactgaGGCCCAGATACCAAACAAAGGGTCGGACACCTCTCGGCCTCACAGCACAGCTCTCT GGCTCCTGGATAATGTGACAGTGCTTATTGGTATTGCATACGAAGGCAGAGCTATTGCAGGTGTCATCAACCAGCCTTTCTACAACTACCAG CTTGGAGCAGGAGCATCTTTAGGAAGAACCATGTGGGGAATGCTGGGATTGGGCGCTTTTGGATTTCAGCTGCAGGAAGTTCCAGGTGACAGACGCATCGTCACCACCACACGTTCCCATAGCAACAAGCTGGTAACGGACTGTGTAAACGCCATGGAGCCTCATGAAGTTATAAAAGTGGGGGGTGCTGGGAACAAG ATAATTCAGCTTGTTGAAGGAAAGGCTTCTGCTTATGTCTTCGCCAGTCCAGGGTGCAAGAAGTGGGACACCTGTGCTCCTGAAGCCATTCTGCATGCTGTTGGAG GTAAACTGACTGACATGCATGGCAATGCATACTGCTATAATGCTAACGTAAAGCACATGAATTCTGCTGGCGTTCTTGCTACACTACGCAACCACGAGTACTACGTCAGCAGAGTACCACAGTCAGTGCTGCAAGCCCTCAAGTCAGATTGA
- the bpnt1 gene encoding 3'(2'),5'-bisphosphate nucleotidase 1 isoform X2: MSGSPAVVMRLVASAHTVAEKAGAIVRKVLHSGELGIVEKTGANDLQTLADRLAQQSICASLSRIFPKITIIGEEELPAEEIKEDLIEGGHSEEILQKTCPAEYSGLKEEELVVWVDPLDGTKEYTEGLLDNVTVLIGIAYEGRAIAGVINQPFYNYQLGAGASLGRTMWGMLGLGAFGFQLQEVPGDRRIVTTTRSHSNKLVTDCVNAMEPHEVIKVGGAGNKIIQLVEGKASAYVFASPGCKKWDTCAPEAILHAVGGKLTDMHGNAYCYNANVKHMNSAGVLATLRNHEYYVSRVPQSVLQALKSD, from the exons ATGTCTGGAAGTCCTGCTGTGGTAATGCGGCTAGTGGCCTCTGCCCACACTGTGGCTGAAAAGGCTGGGGCCATTGTGAGGAAGGTCCTTCACAGTGGAGAACTTGGCATTGTGGAAAAG ACTGGAGCTAATGATCTGCAGACTCTGGCAGACAGACTGGCACAACAGAGCATTTGTGCGTCACTGTCCAGGATTTTCCCCAAAATCACCATTATTGGAGAAGAG GAGCTTCCAGCTGAGGAGATAAAAGAAGATCTCATTGAGGGCGGCCACTCAGAGGAAATCCTCCAGAAGACATGTCCAGCAGAATATAGCGGGCTGAAAGAGGAGGAG CTAGTTGTGTGGGTTGATCCCCTCGATGGCACAAAGGAATATACTGAAG GGCTCCTGGATAATGTGACAGTGCTTATTGGTATTGCATACGAAGGCAGAGCTATTGCAGGTGTCATCAACCAGCCTTTCTACAACTACCAG CTTGGAGCAGGAGCATCTTTAGGAAGAACCATGTGGGGAATGCTGGGATTGGGCGCTTTTGGATTTCAGCTGCAGGAAGTTCCAGGTGACAGACGCATCGTCACCACCACACGTTCCCATAGCAACAAGCTGGTAACGGACTGTGTAAACGCCATGGAGCCTCATGAAGTTATAAAAGTGGGGGGTGCTGGGAACAAG ATAATTCAGCTTGTTGAAGGAAAGGCTTCTGCTTATGTCTTCGCCAGTCCAGGGTGCAAGAAGTGGGACACCTGTGCTCCTGAAGCCATTCTGCATGCTGTTGGAG GTAAACTGACTGACATGCATGGCAATGCATACTGCTATAATGCTAACGTAAAGCACATGAATTCTGCTGGCGTTCTTGCTACACTACGCAACCACGAGTACTACGTCAGCAGAGTACCACAGTCAGTGCTGCAAGCCCTCAAGTCAGATTGA